One Streptomyces fagopyri DNA window includes the following coding sequences:
- a CDS encoding FAD-dependent oxidoreductase gives MSDQLPVVVIGAGPAGLAAAAHLVERGIEPLVLEAGPAAAAAVREWGHVRLFSTWGEVTDPAAEKLLAPTGWTRPDAATYPSGADWAEFYLQPLADILGERVRFGARVTGVSRAGRDRVVDTDRDKQPFAVHFTTADGGEQRVVARTVIDASGTWTAPSPAGAGGLPALGEKAAIDHVTYRVPDLGDPAVRARYAGKRTAVIGSGASAFTALAGLADLARDEPGTHAVWIVRRGISASTFGGGEADELPARGALGLAAKAAVDNGHADAVTGFRTEAIARDTDGRLVLTGEDGRRLDPVDEVIVLTGLRPDLGFLSEIRLGLDERLQAPVALAPLIDPNQHSCGTVYPHGHRELSHPEGDIYLVGMKSYGRAPTFLAMTGYEQVRSVTAAIAGDLEAADRVELILPETGVCSGSGLAGTPAAGADDQEGCCAPAPQLVQIGVTAAAREGSSSGGCC, from the coding sequence ATGAGCGACCAGCTTCCCGTCGTTGTCATCGGAGCCGGACCGGCCGGGCTGGCCGCCGCGGCCCACCTCGTGGAACGCGGCATCGAGCCCCTGGTCCTGGAAGCCGGACCGGCAGCGGCGGCCGCGGTACGGGAGTGGGGCCACGTCCGGCTGTTCTCCACCTGGGGCGAGGTCACCGACCCGGCCGCGGAAAAGCTCCTCGCGCCGACCGGCTGGACCAGGCCCGACGCGGCCACCTACCCCTCGGGCGCCGACTGGGCCGAGTTCTACCTCCAGCCCCTGGCCGACATCCTGGGCGAACGTGTGCGGTTCGGCGCGAGGGTCACCGGCGTCTCGCGCGCCGGACGCGATCGCGTCGTCGACACCGACCGGGACAAGCAGCCCTTCGCCGTGCACTTCACCACCGCCGACGGCGGCGAGCAGCGCGTGGTCGCCCGCACGGTCATCGACGCCTCCGGTACCTGGACGGCGCCCAGCCCGGCCGGAGCCGGCGGCCTGCCCGCCCTCGGGGAGAAGGCGGCAATCGACCACGTCACCTACCGCGTGCCCGACCTGGGCGACCCGGCCGTACGGGCCCGCTACGCGGGCAAGCGCACCGCCGTCATCGGCTCCGGCGCCTCCGCCTTCACCGCGCTCGCCGGCCTCGCCGACCTCGCGCGTGATGAGCCCGGTACGCACGCCGTGTGGATTGTGCGCCGCGGCATCAGCGCCTCGACCTTCGGCGGCGGCGAAGCCGACGAACTCCCCGCCCGCGGCGCCCTCGGGCTCGCCGCGAAGGCCGCCGTCGACAACGGGCACGCGGACGCGGTCACCGGGTTCCGCACCGAAGCCATCGCCCGCGACACCGACGGCCGCCTCGTGCTGACGGGTGAGGACGGCCGCCGTCTCGACCCGGTCGACGAGGTGATCGTGCTGACCGGCCTGCGCCCCGACCTCGGCTTCCTCTCCGAGATCCGCCTCGGCCTGGACGAACGCCTCCAGGCACCGGTCGCGCTGGCCCCGCTCATCGACCCCAACCAGCACTCCTGCGGCACCGTCTACCCGCACGGCCACCGCGAACTGTCCCACCCCGAAGGGGACATCTACCTGGTCGGCATGAAGTCCTACGGCCGCGCCCCCACCTTCCTCGCCATGACCGGCTACGAGCAGGTCCGCTCCGTGACCGCCGCCATCGCAGGCGACCTCGAAGCCGCCGACCGCGTCGAACTCATCCTCCCGGAGACCGGCGTGTGCAGCGGCAGCGGCCTCGCGGGCACCCCGGCCGCCGGAGCGGACGACCAGGAAGGCTGCTGCGCTCCGGCACCCCAGCTCGTCCAGATCGGCGTCACCGCCGCCGCCCGCGAGGGGTCCTCGTCCGGCGGGTGCTGCTGA
- a CDS encoding ArsR/SmtB family transcription factor has translation MSKSQVVELPVLPAESVVPCCPPITSAKLSQADAEKMAVMFKALSDPVRLRLFSKVASHEGGEACVCDIQDVGVSQPTVSHHLKKLREAGLLTSERRGTWVYYQVAPSVVAAMSAMLDLRS, from the coding sequence ATGTCGAAGTCTCAGGTGGTGGAGCTCCCGGTGCTGCCGGCCGAGTCGGTCGTCCCGTGCTGCCCGCCGATCACGTCGGCCAAGCTGTCCCAGGCGGACGCGGAGAAGATGGCCGTCATGTTCAAGGCGCTCTCGGACCCGGTACGGCTGCGCCTGTTCTCCAAGGTCGCCTCGCACGAGGGCGGCGAGGCGTGCGTGTGCGACATCCAGGACGTCGGCGTCTCCCAGCCGACCGTCTCCCACCACCTGAAGAAGCTGCGCGAGGCAGGGCTGCTGACGTCCGAGCGGCGCGGCACCTGGGTCTACTACCAGGTCGCCCCGTCCGTGGTGGCGGCCATGTCCGCCATGCTCGACCTGCGCTCCTGA
- a CDS encoding TIGR02391 family protein has translation MGHRTERQSAFSLNAPKVDESRLRLMPDDGSDTFRSIHRGAMAFAEGCYAGIRNPNSHEDGLPELPEHEALEQLAAFSVLARWVDRASLLTV, from the coding sequence GTGGGGCACAGAACGGAGCGGCAGAGCGCCTTCTCGCTGAACGCCCCCAAGGTGGACGAGTCGCGCCTGCGCCTTATGCCTGACGACGGCAGCGATACCTTCCGCAGTATCCACCGGGGTGCCATGGCGTTTGCCGAGGGCTGTTACGCCGGTATCCGGAACCCCAACAGTCACGAGGACGGCCTGCCGGAACTGCCCGAGCACGAGGCACTCGAACAGCTCGCGGCGTTCAGCGTTCTCGCACGCTGGGTGGACAGGGCTTCGTTGCTGACAGTCTGA
- a CDS encoding ArsO family NAD(P)H-dependent flavin-containing monooxygenase produces MTVDRRTQVVIVGGGQSALAAGYHLRRLGVEFVILDAQPTPGGAWQHAWDSLRLFSPAAFSSLPGRFMPPQPGNEYPDAQHVVAYLTDYEKRYHLPVERPVRVRGVHRDGRLLRVETDSGNWRARAVISATGIWWRPFLPFLPGLADFGGQQLHTAGYRRPQDFAGRRVIVVGGGNSGAQIAANLAHDTQLTWVTQRPPRFLADDIDGRTLFDVATARRRALDEGRTDTRGVASLGDIVAVPPVRAARDHGLLKAAPMFTRLLPGGVEWSDGTRAEADTIIWCTGFRPALAHLAPLQLRGRRGHIATLGTRAADEPRLHLLGYGDWTGPASATLIGVGRPARETAHEIVGLLS; encoded by the coding sequence GTGACCGTCGACCGCCGGACACAGGTGGTGATCGTCGGCGGCGGGCAGTCCGCTCTCGCCGCCGGCTACCACCTGCGCCGCCTCGGCGTGGAATTCGTCATCCTCGACGCCCAGCCCACGCCGGGCGGAGCCTGGCAGCACGCCTGGGACTCCCTGCGCCTGTTCTCCCCGGCGGCCTTCTCCTCCCTTCCCGGCCGCTTCATGCCACCCCAGCCCGGCAACGAATACCCGGACGCCCAGCACGTGGTGGCCTACCTGACCGACTACGAGAAGCGCTACCACCTGCCCGTCGAACGGCCGGTACGGGTGCGCGGCGTACACCGGGACGGCCGTCTGCTGCGCGTGGAGACGGACTCGGGGAACTGGCGCGCCCGCGCCGTGATCAGCGCGACCGGGATCTGGTGGCGGCCCTTCCTCCCCTTCCTGCCCGGGCTCGCCGACTTCGGCGGACAGCAGCTGCACACCGCCGGATACCGGCGCCCGCAGGACTTCGCCGGCCGCCGGGTGATCGTCGTCGGCGGGGGCAACTCCGGTGCCCAGATCGCCGCCAACCTCGCCCACGACACCCAGCTGACCTGGGTCACGCAGCGCCCGCCGCGCTTCCTGGCCGATGACATCGACGGCCGGACGCTGTTCGACGTGGCCACCGCCCGCCGCCGCGCACTCGACGAGGGACGCACCGACACCAGGGGCGTCGCCTCGCTCGGCGACATCGTCGCCGTCCCACCGGTCCGCGCGGCACGCGACCACGGGCTGCTCAAGGCAGCCCCGATGTTCACCCGCCTCCTCCCCGGCGGTGTCGAATGGTCCGACGGCACCCGCGCCGAAGCCGACACGATCATCTGGTGCACCGGCTTCCGCCCCGCCCTCGCCCACCTCGCCCCGCTCCAACTCCGCGGCCGCCGCGGCCACATCGCCACCCTCGGTACGCGGGCCGCGGACGAGCCACGCCTGCACCTGCTCGGCTACGGCGACTGGACCGGCCCCGCCTCCGCCACCCTCATCGGCGTCGGCCGCCCGGCCCGCGAAACCGCACACGAGATCGTGGGACTCCTGTCCTGA